ATTCCCGGTGTGATTAACAAAGCACCCGCCACGAAAATCATCAAGGCATCAACTAAGGTCGTCGTTGGCAATTGCCCGGAGCGAGTTTCATTTTGAAGCCGCCGGATCACATTCCAACCTTGATGACGGGCCAATGTCGCACCAACCACACCCGTTATCACAACGATCGCAAACGTACGCCAACCGGTGATCAAATCGGCAAGCTTCAACAAAATGAAGAGCTCGATTAAGGGGACCATCACAAACAGCAGGATGAGTCGCACAAGGAACCTCGGCACAAGATTATAGTTATTTTGCTAGTTGATCTCGCTGATTCAATTCGATCCGACAAAGATCCAGATCGCAAGCAACCGCCTGAAAGATTGTAGTCCGTTTCACCTCTAATGCGAATCCGGAAGCTACTTAGCCAAAATGAAGGCATCCAAACGAGAGCTGTGCCTTGGCACTCGCGAAGCCTGGGCGGAGTGAATCCGGCAATTCCTCGATCTATCGCTGCTGGCAAACTGAGGCCGAACAATCGATGCTGCTGGACAGTCGCACGAATCGAGTCGAGCCCCGATGACCCGATTCTCGGACAATGACGCGAGCGATGACGACGTCCGCAGGCTCAACGTCAGGAAGATCAGGTCGAAATCACCTGTTAGATTTCCTGATAAATCAGGCGCATGGCCCAAATTCAAGCAGGACGATTCGACCTGAATCAGAACATTGCTGGCAGCCAACTCATCCAGTATCGGCGCGGAAAGGGCACTGAAGAACCACAACTGCCGCAGATCTTTGGACGAAAACCCCTAGGAAAGGCCGATCATCAATGAGCCGATCGAATGGCAGTTGAACACCGCGGTCTGTTGACGATGAGGCCGTTGACCCTATAATTTTCGGTCAATGAATCGGGTCACCGCTAATCCCCCGTGGACAAAACTTCTACATAGCGGTCGGCCGGCCAGTCCTACCAGCGGAGATAAAAATCATGGTTGCCGAGTTGAGCGATACGAATTTCGAGCAAGAAGTCTTGCAATCGAGTGAACCCGTCCTTGTCGACTTCTGGGCTCCCTGGTGTGGACCCTGTCGGCAAATTACTCCGATGATCGAAGAACTTGCGAGCGAAAACAGCGGCTCGGCCAAGATTCTCAAGGTCAATATCGATGACAATCCAGGAACCGCCCAAAAATATGGCGTGATGAGCATCCCCACGCTGCTCGTGTTCAAGGATGGGAATGTGTCAGAGCGTTTTGTGGGCGTCCAACCGAAAGCGAAGTTGCAGGAAGCAATCGACGCGGCCAAGGCATAGGCCCCACGCGCAGAATTCGGAATGCTCGGCCGTTTTCGCAGCCGCCGAGCAGTTGCCCTCTGCCTTTCTTACTCAACAAGTCCGTGTCCGCAACGGTACTTGAGCTCGCTAGGGTGCGTCGCAGAGGCCCGTCGCAGAGGCCCGTCAACTGAAGTCGATTAGCAATAGCAAGGCGGCGAGCCAAGCGATGAACAGCAGTCCGGCTAGGCAGAGTAACCAGACCTTTCGGGGTGGGCTCCAGCGTTCCCAATTCGTTCTGGGCTGATCCGCCGCGGCAACCGACTCCACCGACTCCTGAACTCCCGAATCGGCTACCTGTCGTGGCTGGCCTCTTGATGATCCCATCTCTGTCGATAATTCCCTATCTAGGCGGGATGTTTACCTGCCGAATTTTGCCCCTGCACACAACGACCTAACTTTCTTCGTCACCTGCCTGTCCTGCGGCAAAATCGAAGTCCTCATCAAACGCTTTTTTGAAATCGTAAACATCATTAAAATCCTCGCGTTGATCGGAGGATGATTTCCGCATCAAGTCGACACCGATGAGGTTATAGACAATCTCACCGACATCATTCGTGCTATCAATGTTCCAATTACCGAGGACGACTCGAGCCATCATGCCATACTGTTCGATTGCATACCGACGGCAAGCTTCACACAATTCCTGTCCCGTCAAATGGCGTTCCACCTGAGGCTCTTCCTGCCTTTTCTCGTCGGACACATCGGATTTCGCAGCTTGCTCCTCCACGACTTCCACGTCGTCAGGTTTCCCCATGTCCATCACATCCTGCGCATAAGCCAATGCGTCTCTCACAAATTCATAAGCTTCGACGGGATATTTGGGATCACGCTCTAGAACCAGCTGCAATGGATGTGACATAGTTTCGATTCTCGCGTTGATACGACCTGCAAGGTTGGAAAGTTAGAATCCGCTTTCGAGCGACTAATTTACTTACCGCAATTTTCCTGTTGATGATTGCTCACCCTAGGCAGATCATTTTGATCGGCAGGACAAACTTACGACTCTGCCTCTGCCGAATCCTGATCAGAATCTGTCCCTTTTGTCTTCTTCGTTTTGTTTTGGACTTTGGGAGCACCTCTATTTTTCGACGATTTCGACTTTCCTGATCCGCGACGCAAGACGGTCAGAATCTCCGATGCACCGATTAGCACACGTCGATGGTCCTCCATCTCAACCATCAATTGCTCTGCCAGAATCGATTGACTGACGACTCGAGCGCGACCGTTGTCGGTCACGATATCGGATCCAACCGGCGGCAACTCCCGCTGAATATCCACATAGGTATCGTATTCGTAGCGGAGGCAACATTTTAGTCGCCCACAGCGGCCAGAAATCTTCGTGGGATCCAGCGTTGCTTTTTGTAGCTTTGCCATTTTCATCGAAACCGGAGGCATCGCCGACAGGTGTGTGTTGCAACAAACCGGTTTCCCGCAATCGCCGTAGTCTGCGAGTAGTTTCGCTTCGTCACGAACACCGATCTGACGCATCTCAATCCGCGTTTGGAATTCGGAAGCCAATTTGCGAACGAGCTCTCGGAAATCGACTCGCTCCTCAGACAGATAATAAACGACGACCCGCTCACCACCAAAGATGTGCTCCAGATCGACTAATTCCATCTGCAGACCTAGTTCCGAAACATGTCGCTTACAAGTTTCGAATTCCTCGCGACCCTGGGTCTGAATGTGCAACCACTCGTTACTGTCTTCGGCCGACATACGTCGCAACACTTGCCCCTGGGGAGGTCGATCAAGATGGCCTAAAGCATCTTCGGTGGCGACGCAAAGCACCTCACCCGCCTCGAGCCCCCGTTCGGTTCGTGCGATCACGTTAACGCCGCGACGAAGCTTGTCGTGGCCGCGAACACTAAATACTCCAAGCGCTCGCATCGCACCGTATCGGACTACGTACTTGGGCATAAGGGGTACTTGGGCCTAAGGGGATCTGCAGAAAAACAGGAAACAGGGAAATCATCGACAACGACCAACTGTCGGCCAACGCCCAGTATAGGGCTCTATCGAAATTGAATCGAGGACAGCGTGAGCGAATTATGGGGTCCGCTGAGGCGCAGCCCCCTAACGGGACGGCTCCGAATAGGACAAGGCCAGCAAGACGTAACCGGTTACTAGCTCTGGATTACCCTCCAACCATCGCTCATTTTGGTTAATCCAGGAGCCATCAGCACGCTGTTTCCCCGCAAGTTCCTGGTTGAGCTCCGAACGCCAATCGTGGGAATTGCCATCCTGATCCACAAATTCAGCAAAGCCAAGCGTGTCCAGAGCCTTCGCGAAGGTGTGATAGTAATAAAACAACCCCGCATTCCCCATCCCAGGGTTGGTCGACAAATCGTAATGTTTTCGGATCCAATCGGTGGCTGCCTTGACCCGAGGATCCCCCGCATCGACGCCGGCGAAAATCATGCTCTTGAGGCCCGCATACGTCATCGAGCCATAGCTTCGTAGGCCTCCATTGGCCGTTTCTCCGGCTTGACTAGTACCGCCAGCTGCCGGTGTGTAATAGAAGCCCCCATCATTGATCTTGTCGCTAAATGGAGTCGTATTGTCCACCGATTCAAGGTTTTGACATCGAGATACGAAAACCAAGGCTCGCTGAATCGCCTCGCTGTCAGCATCGTTTCCCACGGCGTGTAGAGCGTCGACCAGAAAACTGGTGTTGGACAAGTCAGGACGCGAATGCTTGCCATATCCGGCACCACCGTAGGCAGGATCCGACTGTGATTTGCCCTCACTGGTATCCCACTGGATCGAGGTTACAAACTTCTGAGCCCGCTTCAACGTCTCGTCATAACGACCATCCTGATTGGCTTCTGCGAAACACATCATCGCCAAACAGGTTTCGTAATTCCGATAGAGTGTCTCCGGTCGGTGGATCCCACCAGTCGGTTGCACGAGACTCTCTAGGTAATTGAGACTTCGAGATACAAGCGGATCCTCGACCGAGCGACCATGCCGGAGAATACCAGTCGTCACCAATGCCGTGACGCCGGGACCCGCTGCAACCAGATAGGAACCATCTTCATTTTGTCGAGTTCGCAAAAATTCAATCGCCCGACCAACCATCTGCTGATGATCGGAGACAGGCTCCGTTTCCGTCGATTGCTGTGCGACGCTAGTCAGCGAGAGTGATAAGATTAACGACAACGAAAGCGTTGCTCGGATGAAAGTTGCCATGAATTTGCCTCATCCCCTGGTTCGAACGAGTGTGGGTGTTTGCTTAGCTCGGAATTGAGTCGGCCGACAAAGATTGCCCACTCGTAACTCAACGCCCGCCCTGAATTATAGAGTTTTTCCAGGAGCAGCGTGGTCAATTTGGCCCGATGAAACGGATTAGCAACCTCGCTGCGCTGAATGGCCGAAAAATCAGACCAAAATCGCGAGAATGTCGTCTTCCCCCATAATCAATAGTGGCTCATCATCCACCATTACGTCGGCGCCAGCATAACTGGCAAACAAGACACGATCTCCCTCCCGAACCTGATGCGGGGCTCGCAACCCATCTCGAAGCAGACGGCCGTCACCCACGGAAAGTACACGCCCTTGCTGTGGCGTTTCCCTCACGGAATCAGGCAAAACAATTCCACCTGGGGTCCTCTCCTCAGCTTCCAGTCGCTTGACAACCACCCGGTCCCCCAACGGTTCAACTCTCATTCGATTAATTCGCTCACAATTCGCGACAACCGGACCCGCACGCACGAACCCAGGATGCCTCGCAGAAATAAATGCCAGCGGAGAATTGTCCCGCGCCGATTCGCCGCATTCAAGACGTCAGATTTCTTAACTTGGAGGTAAATCGCCGAAAAATTCGGTTTCGCCCGATTTTTTGAGCGAGAAACGGCTGCTCTGCTAGCAACGCAGGCTTCCGGTCAGCGACGAGGATTTCGACCCCACTCTAGCGAGAAGCCTCAACAATCACACCGACTTTACCGATAACGTAAGGAAAGCCGACTTTAACGACCTGCAAACCAGATCTACTGCTCACCCCCACACGACGCAAGGGAATCGCAGAATGAGCGAAACCAAACCGTCTGCCGACACTCGTTCCCAGTCCACCACACGAGTCGATGCGGCGCACCTTCCGATCGCTAAGGA
The sequence above is drawn from the Pirellulaceae bacterium genome and encodes:
- a CDS encoding FxsA family protein; its protein translation is MRLILLFVMVPLIELFILLKLADLITGWRTFAIVVITGVVGATLARHQGWNVIRRLQNETRSGQLPTTTLVDALMIFVAGALLITPGILTDVVGFSLLVPMFRAIYRRWLMIWFRKRVQVQGVTASSFGAAGPFRAAPFGGDDLSRDQVIDSFVIDADSKSTDGKSDS
- a CDS encoding co-chaperone GroES, whose protein sequence is MRVEPLGDRVVVKRLEAEERTPGGIVLPDSVRETPQQGRVLSVGDGRLLRDGLRAPHQVREGDRVLFASYAGADVMVDDEPLLIMGEDDILAILV
- a CDS encoding terpene cyclase/mutase family protein yields the protein MATFIRATLSLSLILSLSLTSVAQQSTETEPVSDHQQMVGRAIEFLRTRQNEDGSYLVAAGPGVTALVTTGILRHGRSVEDPLVSRSLNYLESLVQPTGGIHRPETLYRNYETCLAMMCFAEANQDGRYDETLKRAQKFVTSIQWDTSEGKSQSDPAYGGAGYGKHSRPDLSNTSFLVDALHAVGNDADSEAIQRALVFVSRCQNLESVDNTTPFSDKINDGGFYYTPAAGGTSQAGETANGGLRSYGSMTYAGLKSMIFAGVDAGDPRVKAATDWIRKHYDLSTNPGMGNAGLFYYYHTFAKALDTLGFAEFVDQDGNSHDWRSELNQELAGKQRADGSWINQNERWLEGNPELVTGYVLLALSYSEPSR
- the ricT gene encoding regulatory iron-sulfur-containing complex subunit RicT, with translation MPKYVVRYGAMRALGVFSVRGHDKLRRGVNVIARTERGLEAGEVLCVATEDALGHLDRPPQGQVLRRMSAEDSNEWLHIQTQGREEFETCKRHVSELGLQMELVDLEHIFGGERVVVYYLSEERVDFRELVRKLASEFQTRIEMRQIGVRDEAKLLADYGDCGKPVCCNTHLSAMPPVSMKMAKLQKATLDPTKISGRCGRLKCCLRYEYDTYVDIQRELPPVGSDIVTDNGRARVVSQSILAEQLMVEMEDHRRVLIGASEILTVLRRGSGKSKSSKNRGAPKVQNKTKKTKGTDSDQDSAEAES
- the trxA gene encoding thioredoxin, with the translated sequence MVAELSDTNFEQEVLQSSEPVLVDFWAPWCGPCRQITPMIEELASENSGSAKILKVNIDDNPGTAQKYGVMSIPTLLVFKDGNVSERFVGVQPKAKLQEAIDAAKA